Proteins encoded together in one Coffea arabica cultivar ET-39 chromosome 2c, Coffea Arabica ET-39 HiFi, whole genome shotgun sequence window:
- the LOC113726609 gene encoding 2-oxoglutarate-dependent dioxygenase 19, giving the protein MASIKTLVQSKDLKSLPSDFAHFKDAQESIQTGPDVPVPVIDFSLLSSTNPDERAKVILDLGKACEEWGFFLVVNHGIPENLISALFNACNEFFDMPEEDKLQFDNKHPLYPVMVRSGTIDGNDSNQQVKLWRDYLRFFVHPEYHCPTKPKEMSDIVLEYSRRTRDLARKLLRGISQSLGLEEDYIEKAMELDSSTQIFAANYYPPCPQPELAIGIPPHTDPGLLTFLLQNGVEGLEIQNKGKWLHLTGIPGAIFVNTADQLEIISNGKYKSVWHRAVLNNKKTRFSLVVANGPSPDTIVTPAPPLLRETPPAYGQMKYMEYVQLQRSSRLNQKPTLEQLKLH; this is encoded by the exons ATGGCCAGTATCAAAACCCTTGTTCAATCAAAAGACCTCAAGTCCCTCCCTTCTGATTTTGCTCATTTTAAGGATGCCCAAGAGTCCATTCAAACGGGACCTGACGTGCCAGTTCCCGTCATTGATTTTTCGCTGCTCAGCTCAACTAATCCTGATGAACGTGCCAAAGTCATCCTGGACCTTGGTAAAGCCTGCGAGGAATGGGGCTTCTTCTTG GTGGTAAATCATGGCATACCGGAAAACTTGATCAGTGCATTGTTTAATGCGTGTAATGAGTTTTTCGATATGCCGGAGGAGGACAAGTTGCAATTTGACAACAAACACCCTTTATATCCCGTCATGGTCAGGTCTGGCACCATTGATGGCAATGATTCCAACCAGCAAGTCAAGTTATGGAGGGATTATTTGAGGTTTTTCGTGCATCCAGAGTATCACTGTCCCACTAAACCCAAAGAAATGAG TGACATTGTACTGGAATATTCTCGGAGAACCCGAGATTTGGCGAGGAAATTACTTAGAGGGATTTCACAAAGCCTTGGCCTGGAAGAAGATTACATTGAGAAAGCAATGGAATTGGACTCGAGTACTCAAATCTTCGCCGCAAACTACTATCCTCCCTGTCCTCAGCCTGAATTGGCAATAGGCATTCCACCCCACACAGATCCTGGCCTCTTGACATTTCTTCTTCAGAATGGAGTTGAAGGCCTCGAGATTCAGAATAAGGGAAAGTGGCTTCATCTTACTGGCATTCCGGGCGCCATTTTCGTCAACACTGCGGATCAGCTCGAG ATAATAAGCAACGGAAAGTACAAGAGCGTCTGGCACAGAGCCGTTTTGAATAACAAGAAGACAAGATTTTCCTTGGTGGTGGCCAATGGTCCATCACCCGACACCATTGTCACACCAGCTCCACCGCTACTGCGCGAAACTCCACCCGCATATGGCCAAATGAAGTACATGGAATATGTGCAGCTGCAACGAAGTTCCAGACTTAATCAGAAACCCACCTTGGAACAGCTCAAGTTGCACTAA
- the LOC113726610 gene encoding 2-oxoglutarate-dependent dioxygenase 19 — protein sequence MASVKALVQSQDLKSLPSDYAHFKDSQKSIVAGPEVSLPVIDFSLLSSTNPDERAKVIEDLGKACEEWGFFMVVNHGIPENLINSLFNVCNEFFDMPEEEKLKFETTNPLYPVMVRSGSTIHDKSNQTVLFWRDYLRFFVHPEFYCPDKPQDFRDLISEYSQRTRDLACKLLQGISQSLGMEEDYIQKAMDLDHGTQIFAANYYPPCPQPELAIGIPPHTDHGLLTFLLQNGVGGLEIQHEGQWFHVNALPNSIFVNTADQLEVLSNGKYKSVWHRAVVNNEKTRITLVVPNGPSPDTIVTPAAPLLREAPAAYGPMKYMEYVNVQRVTRLHEKPLLDRLKLH from the exons ATGGCAAGCGTTAAAGCACTCGTGCAATCTCAAGACCTCAAATCCCTCCCTTCTGATTACGCTCACTTCAAAGACAGCCAAAAATCCATTGTTGCAGGCCCTGAAGTTTCGCTTCCCGTGATTGATTTTTCTTTGCTCAGCTCAACCAATCCTGATGAACGTGCCAAAGTCATCGAGGACCTCGGAAAAGCCTGCGAGGAATGGGGCTTCTTCATG GTGGTAAACCATGGCATACCGGAAAACCTAATCAACTCATTGTTTAACGTGTGTAATGAGTTTTTCGATATGCCGGAGGAGGAGAAGCTCAAGTTCGAAACCACAAATCCCCTGTATCCGGTCATGGTCAGGTCCGGCAGTACAATTCACGATAAATCCAACCAAACGGTCCTCTTCTGGAGAGATTATCTAAGGTTCTTTGTGCATCCGGAGTTTTACTGCCCGGATAAACCCCAGGACTTCAG GGATCTTATATCGGAGTATTCTCAGAGAACCAGAGATTTGGCATGCAAATTACTGCAGGGAATATCACAGAGCTTGGGCATGGAAGAAGACTACATCCAGAAAGCCATGGACTTGGACCACGGTACCCAAATCTTCGCAGCAAATTACTACCCACCCTGTCCTCAACCTGAATTGGCAATAGGCATTCCTCCTCATACGGATCATGGCCTCCTCACCTTTCTCCTGCAAAATGGAGTTGGAGGCCTCGAGATCCAACACGAAGGCCAGTGGTTCCACGTTAATGCCCTTCCCAACTCCATTTTCGTCAACACTGCCGATCAACTCGAG GTTTTGAGCAATGGGAAGTACAAGAGTGTGTGGCACAGAGCAGTGGTGAATAACGAAAAGACCAGAATTACCTTGGTGGTGCCGAATGGTCCATCACCTGATACAATTGTTACCCCAGCCGCACCGCTGCTGCGCGAAGCTCCGGCTGCATACGGTCCGATGAAGTACATGGAATACGTGAATGTACAACGTGTGACCAGACTTCACGAGAAGCCCCTCTTGGATCGACTCAAGCTGCACTAG